The Styela clava chromosome 11, kaStyClav1.hap1.2, whole genome shotgun sequence genome includes the window atggagcgcattcgcgatgaatcggaggcGAAAAGTGTGAAtgctcggcgccaagatgtcgcgtaaGACGGCTtcaagatgtcgcaatatgacggcggaagagaattGCGTAATGAGCCAACGCAGCTTTGTATACGGTAGGCTACaaagtacaaaaaaaaaactttgtatacggtaaagcgattgagacggcataaaaacaacaaaatttctcgcggaccggcaaaaaagcttcgtggaccggcaccggtccgcggaccggcggttgggaaccactgctttaaacaaatataaattgtcTCAAGCAAATCTTTAGTAATGACTAATGTTAGTGAATTTATATGCTAAATGTTACTAAATGTTTCATAACAAAGCATCAGGTATTTTAGTAATGTTTTCTCCTGTCGTCCTgtctgtattttatttatagacGAGTAAGGTCATATAGAATAACCAAGAACAAGGTTGATACTTGTAATATTTAAACCAATTGAACCTAGGTTATGCTTGTCTTCCAGGtgtctctgcattttgtttgtcggtttgttgttgttttgttttatgccagagcaaccaaaatgaaattgattgatAGATTTGAAAGATTGACTAATGCAATGCAATCCAAAGTTGGTACTCCCAAAGTTTATATAATACACAGATATTTGATGACGAAACATTCAACCATCACCATGTGTAGTTTACCCTAAGCTAATCGTGTTTTCTTTTTTACTTAAATAATGTCTCTGTgcttgtgtgtgtgtgtggtgAGTGCCTGTgtgaaataattataataattttaggtgagtgaacacgtaccacttcttcttggcaaaacctttcatCTTACATTCTGTAAGTTTTAAGCCTTATCTAAGGTCTTGTTTGCTTTCCTGATTTCATATTCAGTTTTTatctatttgtttttatcaataattttattgttatgctgattatggagtcgaaataactTATACTAACAAATGACAATTAATACGCACCACAATGAGTTCGAAAAGCGTTCCCTGATCAACTTTCAAAAACTCTTGATCCCAAACCGGGATATCATCAGTTcttttttccttattttcatcATCTTCTGGTGGAGGGGGATCATCTTTGTGCTGTGTGCACCACTGTAATACCTGGATTGCaacatcaaaataaattttttgttgaataagACTGAATTGACAACACAATGAATCGATGATAACACTTAACAGGAAGAAACAGTGCAGAACAGAAGAAAACTATATAAAAGAGATGGAAAATGTATTTCACATTGCTTTGTTTTGTACACTAGAGATGCATTTTTATTAACTAACTGATTTAACTAACTAACTTTAATCTgagataaataccaattttaatTAACAAGAGAATAGATTAGCCACTAAGAGTAACTCAGATTGAGATCTATAAAACTAATTGGTGattataattattcaaaaacCCATTTCCTACTCATGATACACAACTCAAATAGTATATAATCAACCAGTTACGCCCACATTACTCCAGTACCATCTAGTATAATCAAGAgttaaaaaatgttttcatcATAAAACATGCATAGATAATGACTAGGCCTGGATAGTTACTAAGCCAAAATGTGAGAATGTAAGCCTATTTATGCGGTGCGTCGCTTTATCATGCTAAGAATTAGCAATTCCCACTTGCCACAGCACATCCGATTACCCTGCCTAGGTTCGAATCTGTCGGGGATAGTtactacaggggtggtgactcctctacggcccataGGCCGGGGCCACagcccatctaattgggccacatgggccatggcccatcaagctatgggccgcggcccatcagaaaactttcaatttttacaaaattgtcaatattggAACCAAACAAAAATCGCGGCATGCCACCAAACCTTTTTCCTGCGATAAgccttttcataaaaataaagcaaaataccaagctacagaaaaggatacacctgaagtgtgtgtaccaggttagggttaggacaaaattatgttcagatttttcatattcagacattatagttctattatgagttcagggAGTGGGTAGGATTTAggtagaatttacatatttattagtctttattattttatccctttacacaacttgatgggccgcggcccatagcctgatgggccgtggcccTGGCCCATGGGttgtagaggagtcaccacttccactcgatagttatgtgcgagaggattgctggactcctcgctgccgcaggatggttcacataaccactggtCAGTATGGCTTTATCCGCCATCAAGTTCAtctaaccaatcccatacccgatatgaactggtaaccggtaGGAAGGCTGTGGTTTGCTATCCGATCGAGTCATCGGCTTTTCTTCCCTCGTAATTAAtacgtaaatcctatcctatatcaATCTacaataatacagtaatatcaaTTATCGATGATACACCACCAATTATATCGCTAAGCCCATATGACAGTAACAAATTGAATTTAACTTGCTCAAATATAAGTTGGAAGCTAAAGGAGTGCTGAAACCTTCACAGAAaaaattcggtactcctgaagtatgcgtaccaagatggcggtgGCCGGAatgtattatgtgtaccaggttagggtaaggccataattttattccaatttttcttattttagtgctattacgagttcgaggactagccgagtgactcccgtagtatttgtacctgaaattattgcctaactctaacctggtacacatactatattccggtgtccgccatcttcgtACGTATACTTCCGGAGCaccaaaaacagaaaaattcatatgaaaaaatattacaaattaattaaaaaaccCAGTTATAATTATGATATACCACCTTTCTCAAGATTGCGGCATTTGTGTTTGGTAATGGAATTGATTCTTCGTCATCACCAGGTTCCATTCCTAGATCTTCCAACATAGTCTTGATGGTCATAGATTGTTTGGCAATATCAATGTCTACATCAAAAACATCTCCATCTGCACTTTGTAATTTGATGGAAGGCATTTTTGCTGATATCACTTATTTATATCACTCgcttatttaaatatatttgcctgaaattacaaaatgaaaagTTCATAACATGTACTAGACTATATTGAAACAGGTACCTAATGTTTCCAGTACGATTTATTAGCTGTCCTCGAATCAATATAAATGCAGAAATGTCTACCAGATAACGACTGTTAAGTTGTCTGATTATTATGCTGCTCAGTTCTGTCCATAGTTGCAGAGTtaaatttaggataggattcacatctttatcccggggaagcagaaagccgataagacggcttaaccccATGGTGAACCACAACCTCTCGTCCGGATACCGTACCAGTCCATGGGGATTAGATACggtagccagttatttgttttcagatgcatagacttaaTATCCAGATATCTGTTGACCTCTTTCAGACTATGTCGGATATCTGGAtaccggtatgggattagttagccagttacggtaccgtatttgttttcggaagcatggacttaataGTGGAGGtcgccgtaaccgaccagcggttacgtgaaccaccctacagcggcgaggataccagcaatcttctcgcataTACGGTAATCATCCtggcatgggattcgaacccgtGAACCCTCGCGGAGTAATCAAATACAGATTTCAACTatcggtacggtaccggtaccagtaccggtactgtttCTACATCACATTCTTATTTGGTATCATTCAAGCAGTTATCGCGTTTACTTCGCACCAGCAAACCAACAGAAAGCGATTTCCAGGCTGTCAAGTGTCAATGTTAGATTAGGTCGTTCTTgcgtacggtaccgtaccggtaccggtttCGTAAGACGACCCGACCGCGGATGCTCTGTCAACATCGTACCGGTATACTTACAGACTTATATTTAGAATATTCCAACCAAAACAAACACACATTAATACGAGTACGTACAAACAATCTACCGGTAATCATTATGCAGATACATAACGGCCGCCGAGAAAAACGACAAACGCGCCCGCAGTTTCGACGGTTCATAACAACGAAGAACAAACGCTTTTTCGGCAAGTACAGCCTACTGGACGTCGCGTCACGTGACAAGTGTAGCAACACCAGACCAAAGTGACTTTGCACCAAACAACACACCGCAAGTCTGTTGTAAAACTTCACTTTCACTGTCGTAAAGTGCTATGTTACAGGATCGTGaaggataggattttacatatttatcacggggGATGGAAAAACCGATAAAAAAGACGGATtaataatcatatggcgaacaactcctcatggtgacaaatattgggcaagttggaacgttttacttatggatacagttttggcTCCCGTAGGcctacatttgaacccacgtacatttgaacccacgacaattgcacctgcatactattgcacctattttactattttactattttttttgttttgtggaTATTTGAatccatactaaccctaacccatgggtagCACCTGTATATAGATTGAACTCggggatatacacatgggttcaaatgtacgtgggttcaaatgtacggtcacctacagttttgattgatttgggttagggttagagtttaagtagatataataaTCAAATTCAGAATTTCGTTCCAAACTTATGCAACATTTGTTATCATCATATTAACCAAAATCTTTGTTTTGAACATATTACTGTTTCggagtttatttttttctaggGAATTCGGTTACTAAGATGGGCTACTAGAGACTATTTGGATTGGAAGTACCAACAGGAAACTCCGAAGGATATCAGATCACCACCCAGTAGATGGCGATTTCAAACTCCGCAGGCTACCTCAGCAGAATGCAATACGAAACAATGaactgaattaatattttaactCACCCTTCTAATCTTATTATCATGCTTAATTAGACAAAGACAATAAAAACAGCAAATTAGATTAAAGATAATAAATTACAATTACATCAAATTTGAATCCAGCCATCAATAGAAACAGTTCTCTTTGTCAAAGTAGCATGCTGGGCCCTTTCTTTCTCATATAGGTCATGgcacaaaatcaaatatattcctCTCTTCCTTCCCCCATGAAACTACATTACTCTATTGTGATCCTAATACAATTAGGGCAATCCATGACATGGAAACAATGCttcttttttataaaatgttaGCCTTAATTCAATAGTActtttatacatttattttcttCTGGAAAAAATGCAATCATGACAGGCTTTGTTGAAATGCTTTTctttaagtttatttttccttTAATTTTTACCACATTCggcttcaattttataaataaaacaaggaTACCTAAGAATTTGACACTCGAACTGaagtatttcaacaaaatctgtATGGTTCACATTTTTGCTGAAATAGATATATTCTATCAAATACTCTACTAGCACCCTTGAGTGACGCATACAATATAAGCATAAGAaccgcaaatttatctcttataCTTCGCCCATTCATACTATGTCTATATGGTCTCACCACTCAAAAGGCGCTGTATTTACgcctaaattttgatttcattgttatgtatatGTTTATTTGGTGCTGTGTTGTctccatttatatatattgtcttgtcttataacagggatggcgaaccttttccGATGAAtaggtcaaaaattatatttttatcgcggaacagaagagagtgggtcacagatatttaatcaatgtttgtatctataagaaacttctgaatcAAATATTgtaagcttctgttggtgttggtgtggTTTTAGGATAATGCAGCATTTCTATTatggactttttatggcactcgatttcatgaaattagagtacgaaaacccGCATATTAATTACCAAAAAAGGTTTAGGATGATGGGGAAAATTTATTTACGGTACCAAATAGTTTAGACTCTtagagggaattccactctgatagtgttatatttttcgatctgcttccaaccacattaaagcacttttacactgccccattggtATTTCGgattctaggtttttatttcaagtctggaagattttgttttctcagcGGCATTGTAGATGAGAAACTAGtgaaatgcaaagtagcatctagt containing:
- the LOC120347360 gene encoding S-phase kinase-associated protein 1, encoding MPSIKLQSADGDVFDVDIDIAKQSMTIKTMLEDLGMEPGDDEESIPLPNTNAAILRKVLQWCTQHKDDPPPPEDDENKEKRTDDIPVWDQEFLKVDQGTLFELIVAANYLDIKGLLDVTCKTVANMIKGKTPEEIRKTFNIKNDFTEEEEAQVRKENQWCEEK